Proteins encoded together in one Planctopirus ephydatiae window:
- a CDS encoding DUF420 domain-containing protein, with protein MQTMISYRRRSLIKPIINPESCLSRRWMVSGCLLALMIGWLTLLPVGASLALAQESSGTLIKVQPGKPNLIDSSQLTTAPSQGLVDQHGKPIPKDPLTGQNAIWPEEGVEPFEFTNQDGEKISNESLKGKPYAISFVFTQCRGPCPMVTGAMRELADRTQKYDVNLVTLSIDPTRDTPEVLKEYAKTYGADTSRWQFLTGPQNEVHKLIATNFLMPVGEDTSPQRELGKEFEHTTNVMLVDALGVVRGKFNSTNPAEMAVLRRHLITLATGVEPEPLLEEKLIVLAGNVRPIPPEDLLPRWVKTLPAINAALNGLATLLLITGYICIRRGQREMHRQLMLSTFMTSVVFLACYLVYHWALHAYTGSSGKKFEGEGIIRPVYFAILVTHVALAALVPVLAIITISRALRGQWERHRQLAVITFPIWLYVSVTGVLIYFMLYHLFPGPQA; from the coding sequence ATGCAAACGATGATTTCCTATCGCCGCCGATCTTTGATCAAGCCCATCATCAACCCGGAGTCATGCCTCTCCAGGAGATGGATGGTCTCTGGATGCCTGCTGGCTCTCATGATTGGCTGGCTGACTCTCCTGCCTGTTGGTGCTTCGTTGGCACTGGCACAGGAATCATCCGGGACATTGATCAAGGTTCAGCCGGGAAAACCGAACCTCATTGATTCATCTCAACTGACAACTGCACCCAGCCAGGGGCTCGTTGATCAGCACGGGAAGCCGATTCCGAAAGATCCACTGACGGGTCAAAATGCGATCTGGCCTGAGGAAGGAGTCGAACCTTTTGAGTTCACCAATCAGGACGGTGAGAAAATCAGTAACGAGTCACTTAAGGGTAAGCCCTACGCCATCTCGTTCGTGTTCACTCAGTGCCGGGGACCTTGCCCCATGGTGACAGGCGCGATGCGGGAACTTGCCGATCGCACCCAAAAATACGATGTCAATCTGGTTACCCTGAGTATTGACCCAACCAGAGACACTCCCGAAGTGTTGAAGGAGTACGCCAAAACCTATGGCGCAGATACGAGTCGCTGGCAGTTTCTTACCGGGCCGCAAAATGAGGTGCACAAACTCATTGCCACCAACTTTCTGATGCCGGTCGGAGAAGATACTTCGCCGCAGCGCGAACTGGGCAAAGAATTTGAACATACCACCAACGTCATGCTGGTTGATGCGTTAGGGGTCGTTCGCGGGAAGTTTAACTCCACCAATCCCGCTGAAATGGCGGTCTTGCGCCGACACCTCATCACTCTGGCGACGGGTGTCGAACCAGAGCCTTTACTCGAAGAGAAACTCATTGTCCTCGCAGGTAATGTGCGTCCCATTCCTCCTGAGGATCTACTCCCCCGCTGGGTCAAAACGCTGCCTGCCATCAATGCGGCCCTCAATGGCCTCGCGACGTTGTTATTAATTACAGGTTACATCTGTATCCGGCGAGGTCAGCGTGAAATGCATCGCCAGTTGATGCTCTCCACCTTTATGACATCTGTCGTATTTTTAGCTTGCTATCTGGTCTATCACTGGGCTTTGCATGCCTACACCGGTTCCAGCGGCAAGAAATTTGAAGGAGAAGGGATCATCCGCCCGGTCTACTTTGCCATTCTCGTGACCCATGTGGCCTTGGCAGCACTCGTTCCCGTACTGGCGATTATCACTATCAGCCGCGCTTTACGCGGCCAGTGGGAACGCCATCGTCAACTGGCGGTCATTACGTTCCCCATCTGGCTCTACGTGAGTGTGACTGGCGTGTTGATCTACTTCATGCTCTATCATCTCTTCCCTGGCCCTCAAGCCTGA
- a CDS encoding ABC transporter permease, whose amino-acid sequence MATLLDLPQSRTIFWPAVFTLAQREVIRFLRQRSRLIGALAQPILFWILFGAGLRGSFQSNDGASFQAYFLPGVAVMIVLFTAIFSTISIIEDRREGFLQGVLAAPVSRLAIVIGKLLGGSLLAVSQALLFLVIGPALSFIGLTESVPLGLTISNILPVIGFLTLLAFALTGLGYMIAWQMTSTHGFHAMMSVFLMPMWLLSGAFFPAQEGWLKWVLAVNPLTYGVAGLRQLLRPESATNLPTWNTCLLVTVLFAVFCVTVACWQTSQRSIRNVR is encoded by the coding sequence ATGGCAACCCTATTGGATCTTCCGCAATCCCGCACCATTTTCTGGCCCGCTGTCTTCACTCTGGCACAGCGCGAAGTCATTCGTTTTTTAAGGCAGCGTTCGCGGCTGATTGGTGCACTGGCCCAGCCCATCCTGTTCTGGATTCTCTTTGGGGCAGGCCTGCGTGGTTCATTTCAGTCGAATGACGGCGCTTCATTTCAGGCCTATTTCCTGCCGGGTGTGGCTGTCATGATTGTGCTGTTCACAGCCATTTTTTCGACCATCTCGATCATCGAAGATCGGCGTGAGGGGTTTCTGCAGGGAGTTCTGGCAGCCCCGGTTTCTCGTCTGGCCATCGTAATTGGTAAACTGCTGGGTGGTTCGCTTTTGGCTGTCTCTCAGGCTCTGTTGTTTCTTGTGATTGGACCTGCACTCTCTTTCATCGGACTGACAGAATCCGTCCCACTGGGCCTGACCATCTCGAACATTCTGCCCGTGATCGGCTTTCTCACGCTTCTCGCTTTTGCCCTGACCGGGCTGGGCTACATGATTGCCTGGCAAATGACATCCACCCATGGGTTTCACGCCATGATGAGTGTTTTTCTCATGCCCATGTGGTTGTTGAGTGGTGCCTTTTTTCCCGCTCAGGAAGGTTGGCTTAAGTGGGTTCTCGCTGTGAACCCACTTACCTATGGAGTCGCTGGGTTAAGGCAATTGCTGCGCCCCGAGTCGGCAACAAATTTACCCACTTGGAATACATGCCTGCTCGTGACGGTTTTGTTCGCTGTTTTCTGTGTGACTGTGGCCTGCTGGCAAACCAGTCAGAGATCGATCAGAAATGTTCGCTGA